DNA sequence from the Caulobacter segnis genome:
AGCCCTCGGGCGATGCGCCCTCCCCTAGCGCCGGAACGCCGGGTCCGGGCGGGACGCCGACGAACAGCCTGGGACGGACGATGTCGAGGATCGCCTCCATCTCGGGGCGCGCCAGCTTGGCGGCGACGATGTTGGGGATCGCGCCCAGCTTCCAGATCGCGAAGACGGTCTCGTAGAACGCCTGGCCATTGGGCAGCGCCACCGTGACGAAGTCACCCTGGGCGACGCCATGCGCCGCAAGCATGCGCGCCCGCCGGTTCGTGCTTACGTCCAGCGCCTCGTACGAGACCGGCCGCTCGTCCACGATCAGCGCGGCCCTGCCCGGCGACCGGCGCGCATGGTGAGTCAGTATGGTGCTGAGCGCGACGCGACCGATCGACATAAAGACCTCCCTGGCGGCCCTCCCCCACGGCGTCGTCTTCGGGACGCTTCGAACGGGTGGCGGTTGAATACCAATTTCATTAATTTAGTAGTGAATAAATTAAAAGCGGATTTTCGACCACGTTCGCCGGACCGCCCGATCAGGCGCGGTAGTCGTGCGCGCCGCCTTCCAGCCGCATGCGCAGCGCGCCGTCCGCCTCGCGCCGCCACAGCCGCAGGCCGCCGCCGCTGACGACGCCGCCGTCCTGGCCGGCGCGCCAGTCGACCCGGAATCGCGAATATTCCAGGACATGGCCGGGCAGGACCTCGAAGCCGTCGTTGTAGACCTTGACCTGGAACGTCGCGCCCGAGCCGTTGGCGACATAGGCCCGCAGATAGGGCGCGATCCGCGCCATGGTGCTCAAGGGGCGCTCGGCGAAGGGCATGATCACCGCGTCGTCTGCATAGACCGACAGGCGCGCCTCGGCGTCGTGCGTCGCCACGCCCCTGGCGATGCGGGCGTTCAGCGCCGCCAGCTCGGCGGCGACGGTGGGATCGCCGCCAGGCGGCGACACGCCCGCGTCCTCGGCCACGAGTTCGGCGACGTGATCCTGGTCCGGCCGGGCGCGACGCGCGGCGTAGCCCATCACGTCGGCCAGCAGGCGCGGCTTTCCCGCCCCTCGCCAGACGTGGATGTAGTTGCCTTCGATCCGCTCGGCCGCGCCGTCCGCCCAGAGCCGCTGCTCCACCCAGGTTCCGTACGTCACCGAGGTCTCGCCCAGATCCACGCGGCCCATCGGCGAAAAGACCAGATCCCGCGCTCGCCGGCTTTGCAGCATCCGCTGGCGATAGGCCAGGATCGCCGCGCGGCCGCGCAGCGCGGGCTGGGCGTCCACACAGCTGCGCGCGGCCGGCAGATAGAACCCGGCGATTGCGGCCGCGTCGCCGGTCACGAAGGCGGCGGCCAGGGCGGTCTCCGCGGTGGCGACCGGATCGGCGGCGTCGCCCAGGCCCCGCATCGGCAAGGCGGCCGCCAGCAGCAGGGCCTGGCGTCGGGACAGGTCGGACATGGCGGCGCTCCTCGATCCGTCCGGGTGGCCGCCCGAATGGCGCCGGCGAAACCGCGATGATCCAAGTCCGGCCCGTCGAACGGGACCGCCGGATCGGCGAACGGGCCCGCGACGTCGCGACGCCGTGCTAGACTGGTGGCCCGGACGATCGGAACGGCGACGGAGGGCTCGCTGAAGACCATGCTGGCGCGCCGCCTGCTGACCTTTGTCGCCTCGGCCTGGACGCTGGTGGCGCTGTTCAACGCCACGCAATGGCGGCTAATCGACCTGTCGTACGGCAAGGACCAGCCCTGGACGCAGTACCTGGCGCCGGCTTTCATGGCCAACGCCCTGTGGGCCCTGCTGACCCTGGCGATCATCGGCCTGGCGCTGAAGCTGCCGCCGAAGGGGCCGCATCGGGCGCGGAACCTGGCCCTGCACGCGCTGCTGGGCTCGACGGTGGCGGTGACCCACTCCCTGATCTACGTGGCGCTGCTGAGCCTGACGAGCGGCAAGTCGCTGGAGGACGCCACCGCCCTGCTGGCCCAGAAGCTGGCGACCACCTTCCAGATCAACCTGCTGATCTATGTGGTCGTGGCCGGCGGGGTGTTCGGCTATCAGGCGCTGAGCGACCTGCGCCGCCGCGAGCTTGAGCAGGCCCGCCTCGAGACCCAGCTGGCCCAAACCTCCGCCGCGGCGCTGAAGGCCCAGTTGCAGCCGCACTTCCTGTTCAACGCCCTTAACGCGATCTCGGCCCTGATCCGCTCCAATCCCCTGGAGGCCGAGCGCATGCTGGCCCGGCTGGGCGACCTTCTGCGCCTGTCGCTGGACGGCGCCGCCCCCCAGGAGCGCTCCCTGGCCGAGGAGCTGGCGTTCGTCGACGCGTACCTGGCCGTCGAGCAGTACCGCCTGGGGTCGCGCCTGACCGTCCGCACCGATCTGGCCGCCGGCGTCGAGGCCGCGCGGCTGCCGACCCTGATCCTGCAGCCGCTGGTCGAGAACGCCGTCCGCCACGGCGTCGCGCCCTCGCGGCGAGCCTGCACGCTGCAGATCCGCGCCGCCCTGGCCGACCAGCACCTGGACCTCTCGGTCGAGGACGACGGCGTCGGCGCGGCGACCGTCGTCGAGGGCGTCGGTCTGGGCAACGCGCGCCAGAGGCTATCGCACCTCTATGGCGACCAGGCCTGCCTGACCGTCACTTCCAGGCCCGGCCAGGGCTTCACCGTCCGACTGACGGCGCCGCAGCCATGCGCATCCTGATCGCCGACGACGAGCCGCTGTCGCGGCTGCGGATCCGGGCGCTGCTGGAGACCGCCCCCGACGTGCTCGTCGCCGGCGAGGCGCAGGATGGGATCGCGGCCGAGGCGCTGATCCGCGAC
Encoded proteins:
- a CDS encoding AMP-binding protein, with translation MSIGRVALSTILTHHARRSPGRAALIVDERPVSYEALDVSTNRRARMLAAHGVAQGDFVTVALPNGQAFYETVFAIWKLGAIPNIVAAKLARPEMEAILDIVRPRLFVGVPPGPGVPALGEGASPEGYSAEALPEVVSPHWKAMTSGGSTGRPKVIVDAMPAAWNPEEGSWASGPAT
- a CDS encoding YybH family protein, which gives rise to MSDLSRRQALLLAAALPMRGLGDAADPVATAETALAAAFVTGDAAAIAGFYLPAARSCVDAQPALRGRAAILAYRQRMLQSRRARDLVFSPMGRVDLGETSVTYGTWVEQRLWADGAAERIEGNYIHVWRGAGKPRLLADVMGYAARRARPDQDHVAELVAEDAGVSPPGGDPTVAAELAALNARIARGVATHDAEARLSVYADDAVIMPFAERPLSTMARIAPYLRAYVANGSGATFQVKVYNDGFEVLPGHVLEYSRFRVDWRAGQDGGVVSGGGLRLWRREADGALRMRLEGGAHDYRA
- a CDS encoding sensor histidine kinase, with the protein product MARTIGTATEGSLKTMLARRLLTFVASAWTLVALFNATQWRLIDLSYGKDQPWTQYLAPAFMANALWALLTLAIIGLALKLPPKGPHRARNLALHALLGSTVAVTHSLIYVALLSLTSGKSLEDATALLAQKLATTFQINLLIYVVVAGGVFGYQALSDLRRRELEQARLETQLAQTSAAALKAQLQPHFLFNALNAISALIRSNPLEAERMLARLGDLLRLSLDGAAPQERSLAEELAFVDAYLAVEQYRLGSRLTVRTDLAAGVEAARLPTLILQPLVENAVRHGVAPSRRACTLQIRAALADQHLDLSVEDDGVGAATVVEGVGLGNARQRLSHLYGDQACLTVTSRPGQGFTVRLTAPQPCAS